In Mycobacterium sp. Aquia_216, a genomic segment contains:
- a CDS encoding YhgE/Pip domain-containing protein: MLAGLAFGSEIKRFGRNRLTRVAIVVLMLLPLVYGALYLWAFWDPFGHTNKMPVALVNSDRGAVVSGEQFNAGAEIAKSLTADGGLDWHVVDLSEARNGVDHGKYYFMVELPPDFSAAIASPVTGQPKKANLIAVYNDANNYISTSIGRTAISQVLNAVSDRISGQAVNHMLSIVVSSGAGIKQAADGAARLDDGAGQLVAGLDTARSGSARLAAGAQQLSDGINQATDPLLAITRAVSQVGGNTQQLQQGASALQQANDQIGAIATAQDAAANSLSSVIDQLSARQDPLANNLRGVQDQLRGHQFTPQIRQQLTDAQNAAIAMTTSLRTPGSPLGAALDQVGNKGQELTSKLTQLRDGAQQLASGNAELSGGIAKLDDGAHQLKAGSAELATKLADGAKQLPNWTTQQKDAVADTIGGPVQLEASHENAAPNFGTGMAPFFLTLALFFGALVLWMVLRPLQSRPIAAEVLALRVVLASYLPAAAIALFQAIILYCVVRFALGMHAAYPVAMLAFMILISGAFVAATQAINALVGPAVGRVLIMALLMLQLVSAGGMYPVETTSRPFQILHRFDPMTYGVNGLRQLILGGIDARLWQAIVVLVVITAVAMAISSLSARRDRTWNVSRLIPAIKI; encoded by the coding sequence ATGCTGGCTGGACTCGCATTCGGCTCGGAGATAAAGCGTTTCGGTCGCAACCGATTGACGCGCGTGGCCATCGTTGTGCTGATGCTGCTGCCATTGGTGTATGGGGCGCTATACCTGTGGGCGTTCTGGGATCCCTTCGGCCACACCAACAAAATGCCGGTGGCACTGGTTAACTCGGACCGTGGCGCCGTCGTATCCGGGGAGCAGTTCAACGCCGGCGCAGAGATCGCCAAGAGCCTGACCGCGGATGGCGGCTTGGACTGGCACGTCGTGGACCTATCGGAAGCACGTAACGGGGTCGACCACGGGAAGTACTACTTCATGGTCGAATTGCCGCCCGATTTCAGCGCGGCGATCGCGTCGCCAGTGACCGGGCAGCCCAAGAAAGCCAACCTGATCGCCGTCTACAACGACGCCAACAACTACATCTCGACGAGCATCGGTCGCACCGCCATCAGCCAGGTGCTCAACGCCGTGTCCGACCGGATCTCCGGACAGGCGGTCAATCACATGCTTTCGATAGTGGTTTCGTCTGGAGCGGGGATCAAGCAGGCTGCCGACGGGGCAGCTCGACTCGATGACGGCGCGGGTCAGCTGGTGGCCGGTCTTGACACCGCCCGTTCTGGTTCGGCGAGGCTTGCCGCCGGTGCCCAGCAACTCTCGGACGGAATCAATCAGGCCACCGACCCCCTGCTCGCGATAACCAGGGCCGTGTCGCAAGTCGGCGGCAACACGCAGCAGCTGCAACAGGGTGCGAGCGCGCTGCAGCAGGCCAACGACCAGATCGGTGCCATCGCCACGGCGCAGGACGCCGCCGCGAACTCGCTGTCGTCGGTGATCGATCAGCTCTCCGCCCGACAGGATCCATTGGCGAACAACCTGCGCGGCGTCCAGGACCAGCTTCGGGGCCATCAGTTCACGCCGCAGATCCGCCAACAGCTCACCGACGCGCAAAACGCGGCGATCGCGATGACCACTTCGCTGCGCACACCCGGCAGCCCGCTGGGGGCTGCCCTCGACCAAGTCGGCAATAAGGGGCAGGAGCTGACGAGCAAGCTCACCCAACTGCGCGACGGCGCCCAGCAGCTCGCCTCCGGTAACGCCGAATTATCTGGCGGCATAGCGAAACTCGACGACGGCGCACATCAACTCAAAGCGGGATCGGCCGAGCTGGCGACCAAACTTGCCGACGGCGCCAAGCAGTTGCCCAACTGGACGACTCAGCAAAAGGATGCGGTCGCGGACACCATCGGTGGCCCAGTGCAACTCGAAGCCTCACATGAGAACGCCGCGCCCAACTTCGGCACCGGCATGGCTCCGTTCTTCCTGACGCTGGCCTTGTTCTTCGGCGCGTTGGTGTTGTGGATGGTGCTGCGGCCGCTGCAGAGCCGTCCGATCGCCGCGGAGGTGCTCGCCCTGCGCGTGGTGCTGGCGAGCTATCTGCCCGCGGCGGCGATCGCGCTTTTCCAGGCGATCATTCTCTACTGTGTGGTCCGATTCGCCCTCGGTATGCACGCGGCGTACCCGGTGGCAATGCTGGCGTTCATGATCCTTATCTCCGGTGCATTCGTGGCCGCGACGCAGGCAATCAACGCGCTTGTCGGTCCAGCGGTAGGCCGCGTGTTGATCATGGCCCTGCTGATGCTGCAGCTCGTCAGCGCCGGCGGCATGTACCCCGTGGAGACCACGTCACGCCCCTTCCAGATCTTGCATCGTTTCGACCCGATGACCTACGGCGTCAACGGGCTTCGACAGCTCATCCTCGGCGGCATCGACGCCCGGCTCTGGCAAGCGATCGTCGTGCTGGTTGTTATCACGGCTGTCGCAATGGCGATCTCATCGCTGTCCGCACGACGTGACCGAACTTGGAATGTCAGCAGGCTGATCCCGGCGATCAAGATATAG